In Cutaneotrichosporon cavernicola HIS019 DNA, chromosome: 1, one DNA window encodes the following:
- a CDS encoding uncharacterized protein (RecQ mediated genome instability protein), with protein MATPTAVRAYLAERYPDPPPDQSWVNECFAALLSAGLGANAPSVEEQYLYADLGACTTPSRTLPTADDVARHTTTIPGPLIVQIHSVMDVGVSAVHLKRTLEERRDVLSGATRIRRMDDDEEVKEGKVPPYQRSILSLEVSDGRTVIRAIEYRRMEGLALADTPLGTKLRLRKVRCLKGTLLLTPDTCEVLGGAVEALEVEQGEKFEAALASRIEKARNNPVAPPRPAQTRRTLPIRTARSSTVAALPPPRDSAPPRRAAVAGAAARRAALMNPPSDVTIDDSFDAYEGFLDDIELVEAAALSQQRSQPQRRSQRQRQQQEVEIIEISD; from the exons ATGGCTACCCCAACAGCCGTCCGCGCATACCTCGCAGAGCGCTACCCCGATCCACCACCAGATCAG tcaTGGGTAAACGAATGTTTTGCCGCACTCCTCTCCGCTGGACTCGGAGCAAACGCTCCCTCTGTTGAAGAACAATATCTCTAcgccgaccttggcgcGTGCACCACCCCATCCCGCACCCTCCCCAcagccgacgacgtggcAAGGCACACAACGACGATTCCCGGCCCGCTCATCGTCCAGATCCACAGCGTTATGGACGTGGGCGTGTCCGCTGTCCACCTCAAGCGCACGCTGGAGGAACGGCGCGACGTGCTCTCCGGCGCCACCCGCATCCGCCggatggacgacgacgaggaggtcaaggaagGCAAGGTGCCTCCATACCAGCGGAGCATACTCTCGCTCGAGGTTAGCGACGGGCGTACGGTGATCCGTGCGATCGAATATCGCCGCATGGAGGGGCTCGCGCTGGCTGACACACCGCTCGGTACCAAG ctcCGTCTGCGCAAGGTCCGCTGCTTGAAGGGCACAT TGCTCCTCACGCCCGACACCTGCGAGGTCCTCGGTGGCGCCGTGGAGGCCCTCGAAGTTGAGCAGGGCGAGAAGTTTGAGGCTGCCCTGGCCTCGCGCATCGA gaaAGCGCGCAACAATCCTGTAGCCCCGCCGCGGCCGGCCCAGACTCGCCGCACGCTGCCAATCCGCACGGCACGCTCGTCTACCGTCGCCGCGttaccgccgccgcgtgACTCAGCACCaccacgccgcgccgctgTCGCTGGAGCAGCTGCAAGGCGCGCTGCTCTTATGAACCCTCCGAGCGACGTGACGATCGATGACAGCTTTGACGCTTACGAGGGCTTCCTTGACGATATTGAGCTTGTCGAAGCCGCTGCGCTGAGCCAGCAGCGCTCACAGCCGCAGCGGCGTtcccaacgccaacgccagcagcaggaggtcgagatAATCGAGATCTCCGACTAG
- the ERG8 gene encoding uncharacterized protein (Belongs to the GHMP kinase family. Mevalonate kinase subfamily) codes for MPDHTIVSAPGKVLLAGGYLVLDPNYTGLVVATSSRFFASVKPTTDPCPSGTARVRVRAGQFPASPLWSYTVSESGVEGSDVPSQKNKFIFLTLDNVLRYVQARLHATGRDGDFERLMGGGLDIVVLADNDFYTQREQLIAAGLPARLESLASLTPFCPLPRPIEQTNKTGLGSSAALVTSLVAGILSHLGLVDVTTPEGIDIVHSLAQAAHCLAQGKVGSGFDVASAVYGTHVYCRFSPAVLEPLFAEFERGEKGDAVYNVVHEGKWDQEARPLRLPRGLRLMLADVDAGTDTPSFVGRVLKWRKENPEQALAEWIELDKANRSLEQALATLIELESSPEYDDELQAAARSRVGDLKPGRISTALQSLTATIEAIRTGMRKMSASSQVPIEPPEQTRLLDACSALPGVLGGGVPGAGGYDAVWILVVDQDAIANSVQDVWAGWTEMSVSPLSSKQSDGGLVLVASADDVPGLKAALAR; via the exons ATGCCCGACCACACAATCGTCAGTGCTCCGGGCAAAGTCCTCCTTGCAGGCGGCTACCTAGTCCTAGACCCCAACTACACAGGTCTGGTAGTAGCCACATCCTCGCGTTTCTTTGCCAGCGTAAAGCCCACAACCGACCCCTGTCCGAGTGGCACAGCTCGCGTACGTGTCCGCGCAGGCCAGttccccgcctcccccCTTTGGAGCTACACCGTCTCCGAATCGGGTGTCGAGGGCTCCGATGTCCCCAGCCAGAAGAACAAGTtcatcttcctcaccctcgacaACGTGCTTCGATACGTCCAGGCTCGGTTGCATGCTACCGGACGTGATGGCGACTTTGAACGACTTATGGGAGGGGGGCTCGATATCGTCGTGCTGGCGGATAATGACTTCTATACACAGCGCGAACAG CTCATCGCCGCCGGTCTCCctgcgcgcctcgagtcCCTTGCCTCCCTAACGCCGTTCTGCCCCCTCCCACGCCCAATCGAACAGACAAACAAGACGGGTCTCGGCTCCTCTGCTGCTCTCGTCACCTCCCTCGTTGCCGGCATCCTCTCGCACCTCGGTCTGGTGGACGTGACCACGCCCGAAGGAATCGACATTGTCCACTCGCTAGCGCAGGCCGCCCACTGTCTCGCGCAGGGCAAGGTCGGGAGCGGTTTTGACGTTGCCTCGGCCGTATACGGAACCCACGTGTACTGCCGTTTCTCACCTGCCGTTCTCGAGCCGCTGTTcgccgagtttgagcgcggggagaagggagaCGCCGTGTACAACGTTGTGCATGAGGGCAAGTGGGACCAGGAGGCGCGGCCGCTGCGCTTGCCTCGGGGATTGCGGCTcatgctcgccgacgtcgatgcGGGAACGGACACACCGAGCTTTGTCGGCCGCGTGCTCaagtggaggaaggagaaCCCAGAACAAG CTTTGGCGGAGTggatcgagctcgacaaggccaaCCGCTCACTGGAACAGGCCCTCGCGACCCTCATCGAGCTGGAATCGTCCCCAGAATACGATGACGAGCTgcaggccgccgcgcggtcCAGAGTAGGCGACCTCAAGCCTGGACGTATCTCGACAGCGCTGCAAAGCCTGACTGCTACAATCGAGGCCATCCGCACCGGCATGCGCAAGATGTCCGCGTCCTCGCAGGTGCCAATTGAGCCACCAGAGCAGACCCGTCTTCTCGACGCCTGCTCCGCCCTCCCTGGCGTgctgggtggcggcgtTCCAGGCG CGGGCGGATACGATGCCGTTTGGATCCTGGTTGTCGATCAGGACGCGATCGCCAATAGCGTGCAGGATGTGTGGGCCGGTTGGACCGAGATGAGCGTCTCACCACTGTCTAGCAAGCAGAGCGATGGCGGactcgtgctcgtcgccTCGGCAGACGACGTTCCGGGCCTCAAGGCTGCGCTGGCGAGGTAG
- the ATG18 gene encoding uncharacterized protein (WD40 repeats), whose product MAPNGKRHPDLLSCNFNQDFSCIAIGHKKGYTILNCDPFGKVHSKNDQGATGVVEMLFCTSLVALVGAPDTQPSNSPRKLQIVNTKRQSTICELIFPSSVLAVKMNRKRLIVVLETEIYIYDISTMKLLHTIETGPNPNAVCALSSSSENSYLAYPSPPPSPSPSVQGNVPPTAPAPTTGDVLIYDTLNLRAVNVIQAHKAPIACLALNSSGTMLATASDKGTVVRVFSVPEAKKLWQFRRGSSSAHMFSMNFNLASTLLAVSSDTSTIHIYRLASGRKASTGGDDSPPASGSSGGFEADPNPPTLAPHSAAQSLRRRSYHIGKTLLGGAGTYLPKGVTEMWEPQRDFAHIKLRPAQTGVRTVVAMSATLPQVMVISADGVFQAYNIDLENGGECALMKEFSLLNNEDTLGTNAE is encoded by the exons ATGGCGCCCAACGGCAAGCGCCATCCTGACCTCCTG tcgTGTAACTTCAACCAGGACTTCTCGTGCATCGCTATCGGGCACAAGAAAGGGTACACGATCCTCAACTGCGACCCATTCGGCAAGGTCCACTCGAAGA ATGACCAAGGCGCGACAGGTGTCGTCGAGATGCTATTCTGCACGTCGTTGGTagcgctcgtcggcgcgcccGACACGCAGCCCAGCAACTCGCCGCGCAAGCTCCAGATTGTCAACACCAAG cgacAATCTACCATCTGCGAGCTCATCTTCCCGTCGTCGGTGCTCGCTGTCAAGATGAACCGAAAACGGCTTAtcgtcgtgctcgagacCGAGATCTACATCTACGATATCTCTACGATGAAGCTGCTTCACACGATCGAGACGGGACCCAACCCCAATGCAGTGTGCGCCCTTTCTTCGTCGAGCGAGAACTCGTACCTCGCCTACCCCTCGcctcccccatcccctTCGCCATCCGTGCAGGGGAACGTTCCGCCCACGGCACCTGCACCAACAACAGGCGACGTCCTCATCTACGACACTCTGAACCTGCGCGCAGTCAACGTGATCCAAGCACACAAGGCACCCATCGCCTGCTTGGCGCTCAACTCGTCAGGCACCATGCTAGCGACAGCCAGCGACAAAGGCACTGTCGTCCGCGTCTTCTCAGTgcccgaggccaagaagctTTGGCAGTTCCGCCGCGGTTCAAGCTCGGCGCACATGTTCAGCATGAACTTCAACCTCGCATCGactctcctcgccgtgtCGAGCGATACCTCGACCATTCACATCTATCGCCTCGCGTCAGGTCGCAAGGCCAGCACGGGTGGTGACGACTCTCCACCAGCGAGTGGGAGCAGCGGGGGCTTTGAGGCCGATCCGAACCCACCGACGCTCGCGCCACACTCTGCTGCCCAGTCCCTGCGTCGCCGGAGCTACCACATTGGCAAGACGCTGCTCGGCGGGGCAGGTACATACCTGCCCAAGGGTGTGACCGAGATGTGGGAGCCGCAGCGCGACTTTGCGCACATCAAGCTGCGGCCTGCGCAGACTGGTGTGCGGACTGTTGTGGCGATGAGTGCGACGCTGCCGCAGGTCATGGTCATCAGTGCAGATGGCGTGTTCCAGGCGTACAACATTGACCTCGAGAACGGGGGCGAGTGCGCGTTGATGAAGGAGTTTAG cctTTTGAACAACGAGGACACGCTTGGGACCAATGCCGAGTGA
- a CDS encoding uncharacterized protein (Scaffold protein Nfu/NifU N terminal): MRSAIASSSRIAANTLRPPRARAAVRALSTTARIAAPRVGMVRGVDFGRVAMPHLLQQQTRTMFIQTETTPNEASLKFIPGVEVMLNGGSQEFLDIRSALASPLATRLLNVDGVVGVFFGPDFVTCSKDESYNWSVLKPEVFAILMEHFASGAPLFKEGHESSGAEDTRVLDTDSEVVAMIKELLETRVRPAIMEDGGDIEFRGFDEDSGIVQLKLKGSCRGCSSSEVTLKNGIERMLMHYVPEVQSVEQFLDEEERIALDEFNKLEARLSKDKKQAEANPMAQFMSP, encoded by the exons ATGCGTTCCGCCATCGCTTCCTCATCTCGCATCGCTGCCAACACCCTCCGCCCACCACGGGCTCGCGCCGCTGTGCGTGCGTTGTCTACTACGGCCCGTATCGCTGCTCCGCGGGTCGGCATggtgcgcggcgtcgacttTGGACGCGTTGCCATGCCCCATTTGCTTCAGCAGCAGA cccgcACCATGTTTATCCAGACCGAGACGACCCCCAACGAGGCCTCGCTCAAGTTCATTCCCGGGGTCGAAGTCATGCTCAACGGAGGCTCGCAGGAGTTCCTCGACATCCGGAGCGCGCTTGCCTCCCCTCTCGCGACGCGGCTGCTCAACGTCGATGGCGTGGTCGGCGTCTTCTTCGGACCCGACTTTGTGACATGCTCCAAGGACGAAAGCTACAACTGGAGCGtgctcaagcccgaggTCTTTGCGATTCTCATGGAGCACTTTGCGAGCGGCGCCCCGCTGTTCAAGGAGGGCCACGAGTCGtctggcgccgaggacacgcgcgtgctcgacaCGGACAGCGAAGTCGTGGCTATGATCAaggagctgctcgagaCGCGTGTGCGCCCGGCCATTATGGAGGACGGTGGCGACATTGAGTTCCGCGGGTttgacgaggacagcgGTATCGTgcagctcaagctcaagggGTCTTGCCGTGGCTGCAGCTCGAGCGAGGTCACGCTCAAGAACGGTATCGAGCGCATGCTCATGCACTATGTTCCCGAGGTGCAGAGCGTCGAGCAGTtcctggacgaggaggagcgtaTCGCTCTCGACGAGTTCAACAAGCTTGAGGCCCGCCTCTCCAAAGACAAgaagcaggccgaggccaaccC AATGGCGCAATTCATGTCGCCATAA
- the MRPL19 gene encoding uncharacterized protein (Belongs to the universal ribosomal protein uL11 family), translating into MSAKAAVTQIVKLVVPAGKATPSPPVGPALGARAVKAIDFCKEFNARTAHFKPDVPLPTLITINPDRSFSFTFRTPTVSYLLKKAAKIDKGTGMPGTDIVGTVSLKHVYEIAKIKCNEEAMKALGEERVARGIIGSARTLGIEVVP; encoded by the exons ATGTCCGCAAAAGCCGCCGTCACGCAAATAGTC aaactcgtcgtccccgCTGGGAAGGCTACGCCTTCGCCTCCTGTTGGTCCCGCGCTTGGTGCGCGTGCAGTCAAGGCGATTGACTTTTGCAAGGAGTT CAACGCGCGCACAGCACACTTCAAGCCCGACGTACCCCTCCCGACCCTCATCACGATCAACCCCGACCGCTCGTTCAGCTTTACCTTCCGCACGCCGACCGTGTCATACCtcctcaagaaggccgccAAGATCGACAAGGGGACTGGTATGCCCGGGACTGATATCGTCGGCACCGTGTCACTCAAGCACGTTTACGAGATTGCCAAGATCAAGTGCAATGAGGAGGCTATGAAGGCACTcggtgaggagagggtTGCGCGCGGGATTATTGGAAGCGCGCGTACCCTCGGTATCGAGGTCGTGCCGTAG
- the ERG7 gene encoding uncharacterized protein (Belongs to the terpene cyclase mutase family): MSAKEAAETYRTDPAGWRLKVGEDSHGQHKWVYLPPGPQRDAWPQTVVDKYSMGLPTGLPELPKAQSAFEAAQNGLKFYRELQSEDGHFASEYGGPLFLTPGLVIAMHCYGVEMPRERKAELIRYLFNKLRPEMGWGLHTEAPPTVFGTVMNYVALRMLGVGPDDGPMTAVRAKIHELGGAAGIPTWGKVWLSVLGCYDWDGVNPTPPELWCLPDWVPFAPWRWWIHVRVVFTPISFLWASRYVGPHRPLIDELKKEIYTQPYESINWPAQRENIAPVDLYNPHHLVFKSLNRILAIYEKMPYMSCVPSLRKAGLKAAYNQIVYEDENTGYQTIGPVSKSLNMICRLAKEGRDSEACRLHLAKVDDFLWMSKDGMFMTGTNGSQLWDISFLSQAVVETGLANEAENKKMCIDMIDWLDKCQMRQNPRWHREGYRQSSKGAWPFSTPEQSYTVSDCTGEGLKATMALQSLSYTPKPVSLDRMRDAVDVMLSMQNPSGGYASYELQRGSERMEWLNAAEVFGKIMVDYLYPECSTSVLSALEHFRKIDPKYRAVEIAVCIDRVVEWIHRDQRPDGSWYGSWGVCFTYATMFALESLAIAGETHANSERVRRACAFLLSKQMADGGWGETYMSCVTGEYTHHEQSQVVMTSWSVLALIYGKSPDHEAIRRGCALIMSRQLPDGAWAQEGTEGIFNKNCAIDYPAFKHIFCIWALGRAAKYLGEA; encoded by the exons ATGTCCGCCAAAGAGGCAGCGGAAACGTACCGCACCGACCCCGCCGGCTGGCGTCTtaaggtcggcgaggacagcCATGGCCAGCACAAGTGGGTGTACCTCCCGCCTGGCCCGCAGCGTGACGCGTGGCCGCAAACAGTCGTGGACAAGTACTCGATGGGGCTGCCGACG GGGCTTCCAGAGCTGCCGAAAGCGCAGAGCGCGTTTGAGGCCGCTCAGAACGGACTCAAGTTCTACCGCGAACTGcagagcgaggacggccaCTTTGCGTCCGAGTATGGAG GCCCTCTGTTCCTCACGCCGGGGCTCGTAATCGCAATGCACTGCTACGGTGTCGAGATGCCGCGtgagcgcaaggccgagctcatccGCTACCTCTTCAACAAGCTGCGCCCGGAGATGGGCTGGGGCCT acaCACGGAAGCACCACCCACCGTGTTCGGTACGGTCATGAACTATGTAGCCTTGCGTAtgctcggcgtcgggccGGACGATGGGCCGATGACGGCGGTCCGCGCAAAGATCCATGAACTGG GTGGCGCGGCAGGCATCCCCACCTGGGGTAAGGTGTGGCTCTCGGTCCTCGGGTGCTATGACTGGGATGGCGTCAACcccacgccgcccgagCTGTGGTGCCTCCCCGACTGGGTGCCGTTCGCGCCATGGCGCTGG TGGATTCACGTCCGCGTTGTCT TCACGCCCATATCATTCCTCTGGGCCTCGCGATACGTTGGGCCTCATCGCCCGCTTATCGACGAACTGAAAAAGGAGATCTACACGCAACCTTACGAGTCGATCAACTGGCCAGCACAGCGCGAGAACATTGCCCCTGTTGACTTGTACAACCCGCATCACCTTGTGTTCAAGTCCCTCAACCGCATCCTTGCCATCTACGAGAAGATGCCGTACATGTCGTGTGTTCCCTCACTCCGCAAGGCCGGACTCAAGGCAGCCTACAATCAGATCGTCTACGAAGACGAGAACACGGGGTACCAGACCATCGGGCCTGTGTCCAAGTCACTCAACATGATCTGCCGCCTCGCTAAAGAAGGACGCGACTCGGAGGCGTGCCGCCTtcacctcgccaaggtcgacgactTCCTCTGGATGAGTAAGGACGGCATGTTCATGACGGGAACGAACGGCTCGCAACTTTGGGATATCTCGTTCTTGTCGCAGGCAGTGGTCGAGACGGGCCTCGCGAACGAGGCGGAGAACAAGAAAATGTGCATCGACATGATCGACTGGCTGGACAAGTGTCAGATGCGCCAGAACCCGCGCTGGCACCGCGAGGGATACCGGCAGTCTTCCAAGGGTGCATGGCCTTTCTCGACTCCGGAGCAGAGTTACACCGTCTCGGACTGCACGGGCGAGGGCCTCAAGGCGACAATGGCACTCCAGTCGCTCAGCTACACGCCCAAGCCCGTGAGCCTCGACCGCAtgcgcgacgccgtcgacgtcatGTTGTCGATGCAGAACCCTTCGGGCGGCTACGCGAGCTATGAGCTGCAGCGCGGCAGCGAGCGCATGGAGTGGCTGAATGCCGCCGAGGTGTTTGGCAAGATCATGGTCGACTACCTGTACCCCGAGTGCTCGACGTCCGTGCTCTCGGCGCTTGAGCACTTCCGGAAGATCGACCCCAAGTACCGCGCCGTCGAGATCGCAGTGTGCATCGACCGCGTGGTGGAGTGGATCCACCGCGACCAGCGCCCCGACGGCTCGTGGTACGGTTCGTGGGGTGTCTGCTTCACGTACGCGACAATGTTTGCGCTTGAGTCGCTTGCGATTGCGGGCGAGACTCACGCCAACTCGGAACGCGTGCGCCGTGCCtgcgccttcctcctcagcaAGCAGATGGCTGACGGCGGTTGGGGCGAGACGTACATG AGCTGTGTGACGGGCGAGTACACCCACCACGAACAAAGCCAGGTCGTCATGACTTCGTGGTCCGTGCTAGCACTGATCTACGGCAAGAGCCCGGACCATGAAGCCATTCGTCGCGGCTGCGCGCTCATCATGAGCAGGCAGTTGCCCGATGGTGCATGGGCACAGGAGGGCACCGAGGGCATCTTTAACAAGAACTGTGCGATAGACTACCCCGCGTTCAAGCATATATTCTGTATCTGGGCATTGGGCCGCGCCGCAAAGTACCTTGGCGAGGCCTAA
- a CDS encoding uncharacterized protein (Di-sulfide bridge nucleocytoplasmic transport domain), producing MFRRDASGPMDVDSGHPLGRAAEYALDDGPARKRPHSDLASGGFAVPSRTAPYSFGPNTPFLFHAPPPPPTRPWEPYDPNKWARTDFGMGTQSAHVDDVDMDGGDAPGSPIRLKEKTGKEDKKATVESVKDPASPERKMATGAVTRARRRRKNMTRQDEVGPRHGEHTYNLHMAHGTRHSEVPSILLGYVQFVFNGSLVLGFLYVVANFVLAVQRDVKERIEEYSVEYLQDISECSRSYFTNRCEAGTRVPAMEVACQGWELCMNRDPKVVGRARVGAETFAGIINSFFETISWKTMVFTVVSLTLFITIINSALFNLRAKQRDPAPAYYPYPPAPWMHGHGAGMLPPPEERQKEKDTDKGVAGKAIAWLTK from the exons ATGTTTCGGCGCGACGCCTCTGGACCCATGGACGTCGACTCGGGGCATCCCCTAGGGCGCGCGGCTGAgtacgcgctcgacgacgggccCGCGAGAAAGC gcccACACAGCGACCTCGCGAGCGGCGGATTCGCAGTGCCATCGCGCACCGCACCATACAGCTTTGGACCCAACACGCCCTTCCTATTCCATgcgcctccgccacccCCCACCCGACCGTGGGAACCGTACGACCCGAACAAGTGGGCCCGTACCGACTTTGGGATGGGGACGCAGAGCGCACATGTAGACGACGTGGACATGGACGGGGGAGACGCGCCTGGTTCCCCCATCAGGCtgaaggagaagacgggGAAGGAGGATAAGAAGGCCACGGTGGAGAGTGTGAAAGATCCGGCATCACCCGAACGTAAGATGGCGACTGGCGCTGTCACGCGCGCCCGCCGACGGCGCAAGAACATGACCAGACaggacgaggtcggtcCACGACATGGCGAACACACGTACAACCTACACATGGCGCATGGTACCCGCCACTCGGAGGTACCCTCCATTCTACTTGG atATGTCCAGTTCGTGTTCAACGGCTCGCTTGTGCTTGGCTTCCTGTATGTCGTTGCGAACTTTGTGCTGGCGGTCCAGCGGGACGTCAAGGAACGCATCGAGGAGTACTCTGTCG AATATCTCCAGGATATCTCCGAGTGCTCGCGGTCGTACTTTACGAACCGGTGTGAGGCGGGCACGCGCGTGCCGGCCATGGAGGTGGCGTGCCAGGGCTGGGAGCTGTGCATGAACCGCGACCCCAAGGTTGTGGGCCGGGCACGTGTCGGTGCCGAGACGTTTGCGGGCATCATCAACAGCTTCTTCGAGACGATCAGCTGGAAGACGATGGTGTTCACTGTCGTCTCGCTGACCCTCTTCATCACGATCATCAACTCTGCCCTCTTCAACCTGCGAGCAAAGCAGCGCGACCCCGCCCCGGCATACTACCCATACCCGCCGGCACCTTGGATGCACGGACACGGCGCAGGAATGCTGCCGCCACCCGAGGAAAGACAAAAGGAGAAGGATACGGACAAGGGCGTCGCTGGCAAGGCGATTGCATGGCTCACGAAGTAG
- the BUB3 gene encoding uncharacterized protein (WD domain, G-beta repeat): protein MSGDATLQPPMDGIAALSWAPDSKRLAVASWDSHAHIYDVPNPVAVRRLEHPAAVLSVAFGSSRDTLYTGCLDRRVREWNLSTGEARVLGSHDDAVTAMAWIPEQNILVTGSWDKTVKVWNPSDEEPLASSASLPERVYNISYTSATGRVLVSMAHRHVSVYAADELAAVAREKREPKADHTRESALKMLTRSVACMADGKGWASGSIEGRIAVEYFDPDPSAQAAKYAFRAHRANVDGVDQVYPINALAYHPVHNTFASGGSDGVLSIWDHSAKKRMRLYPKYPSAISALSFAPDGTRLAIGVSYEHDNAVPPGEQNTVMLLLKETVMDDCKPKAR, encoded by the exons ATGTCCG GGGACGCGACACTCCAGCCGCCAATGGACGGCATTGCCGCCCTGTCATGGGCGCCGGACAgcaagcgcctcgccgtcgcgagcTGGGACTCG CACGCTCACATCTACGACGTCCCCAACCCAGTGGCGGTTAGGAG GCTCGAGCaccccgccgccgtgctTTCTGTTGCGTTTGGGAGTTCGAGAGATACTCTGTACACCGGCTGTCTGGACCGCCGCGTGCGCGA gtGGAACCTTTCGACTGGTGAGGCGCGCGTGCTCGGCTCGCACGATGACGCTGTCACCGCGATGGCCTGGATCCCCGAACAGAACATCCTGGTCACTGGCTCGTGGGACAAGACCGTCAAGGTGTGGAACCC ATCTGATGAGGAGCCActcgcgtcgtcggcgtcccTCCCCGAGCGTGTGTACAACATCTCGTACACGTCCGCCACGGGGCGCGTGTTGGTCTCCATGGCGCACCGCCACGTGTCGGTGTACGCTGCGGACGAGTTGGCAGCGGTGGcgcgcgagaagcgcgagccCAAGGCGGACCACACGCGCGAGAGTGCGCTCAAGATGCTAACGAGAAGCGTTGCGTGCATGGCGGACGGGAAGG GCTGGGCATCCGGATCAATCGAGGGACGCATTGCTGTCGAGTACTTTGACCCCGACCCGTCGGCACAAGCGGCCAAGTACGCGTTCCGCGCGCACCgcgccaacgtcgacggcgtcgaccagGTATACCCCATCAACGCGCTCGCGTACCATCCAGT tcaCAACACGTTCGCCTCGGGTGGCTCGGACGGCGTCTTGTCGATCTGGGACCACAgcgccaagaagcgcaTGCGCCTGTACCCGAAGTACCCGTCTGCGATCTCTGCCCTGTCGTTCGCACCGGACGGGACGCGCCTGGCGATCGGTGTGAGCTATGAGCACGACAACGCTGTCCCTCCTGGCGAGCAGAACACGGTCATGCTGTTGTTGAAGGAGACTGTCATGGACGACTGCAAG CCAAAGGCGAGGTAG